The genome window TCCACCGGGCGGTAGGGCGTGTGCACATCATCGAGCCACAGATTCACGAAGCAGGGTTTGTCGGGGTGCTCACGGACAAACTTCAGCGTTTCGTCCACCATCCAGTGGGTGCGGTCATGGCGCTCCACCTGCTGGGGCTCGCGCTTGGTTTCCCACGGTGTTGTCTTCAAGCCGAGGGCGGCGGCGGGCTCCGGACTTTCGTAGGTGCCCAGGCCGAGGTCGTAGCCATAGGCCGCAAATTTGGGGGCATCGGTCACATCGCGGCCACCGCCGAGATGCCATTTGCCGATGTGTGCTGTGGCGTAGCCTGCTTCTTTGAGAATGCGAGGCAGGCTGGGGGCCTTCGGGTCGAGATAGTCCGCCTGCTCGCATTCACGGTTCCCTGCCCGGGTTTGCAGGTAGCTGGTGATGCGATGGCGCGCTGGGAACTGCCCGGTGAGGATGCCGCAGCGTGAGGCGGAGCAGATGGGGGATGCCACGTAGAACTGGCGGAACTGCATGCCTCCCGCAGCCAGCCGGTCCATGTTTGGCGTGGGCACTTTTCCGCCAAAGCAGGAGGGATCTCCCCAGCCCATGTCATCCACCAAGATAAAAACGACGGTGGGTTTCGTGAAGACCTTGGCCGGACCCGGCAGCACAGCCAGAATGATGCAGAAAAGAAGAAAGCGCATTGGGCCCGTAAACGTGCGGCCGGAGAGGTTTCTGCGTCTTTAAATCCGCCTCCAGCTATCCAGACCCCACTCCCGGGGGTGCAAATCAGGATTGACGCCCCGGCTTTGGGGAATACTCTCCCGGCTTCCATGACGTATCATCAAATCATGATTCGTCCATATAACCCACACGACCCTTATCATGTCCCGTAGCTACATCTTCTCGTCCGAGTCCGTCGGCGAAGGCCATCCTGACAAAGTTTGCGATACCATCTCTGACGCCATCCTCGACGCCTGCCTCGCGATCGACCCGAAGAGCCGTGTTGCTTGCGAAACCTTTGCGAAGAGCAACGTCGTCGTTGTCGGTGGTGAAATCACCATCCCCAAGCTCCAGAACAAGAAGCTCGGCACCACCAAGCCCATCGATGAAGTGATCAACGTCGGCAAGGTCATCCGTGACGCTGTGCGCGGCATCGGCTACGTGAACGACGACGACGTCTTCCACGCCGACAAGCTCTTCATCAACAACTACCTCACCATCCAGAGCCCGGACATCGCCCAGGGCGTGGACGCCGCTGAAGCTGAAGGCAAGAAGACCGCCGAACAGGGCGCTGGCGACCAGGGCATCATGTTTGGTTTTGCCTGTGACGACACTCCTGAGCTCATGCCTGCTCCGATCATGTACGCCCATCGCCTGGGCCGTGAGCTGACCCGCATCCGCAAGGCTGGCAAGCTGGCCAAGTGGCTGCGTCCTGACGCCAAGAGCCAGGTCTCCGTGGAATACGTGGACGGGAAGCCCACCCGCATCGTGAACGTCGTGATCTCCACCCAGCACGCTGCTGACGTGAGCCACGCCGAGATCGAGAAGTTCTGCATCGAGCAGGTCATCAAGAAGGTGCTGCCGAAGGAAATGCTGACGAAGGACACCGAGTATCTCATCAACCCGACCGGCAAGTTTGTCGTGGGCGGCCCGCAGGGCGACAGCGGCCTGACCGGCCGTAAGATCATCGTGGACAGCTACGGCGGCATGGGCCGTCATGGCGGTGGCGCTTTCTCCGGCAAGGACCCCTCCAAAGTGGACCGCAGCGCCGCCTACATGGGCC of Prosthecobacter vanneervenii contains these proteins:
- a CDS encoding sulfatase-like hydrolase/transferase, with translation MRFLLFCIILAVLPGPAKVFTKPTVVFILVDDMGWGDPSCFGGKVPTPNMDRLAAGGMQFRQFYVASPICSASRCGILTGQFPARHRITSYLQTRAGNRECEQADYLDPKAPSLPRILKEAGYATAHIGKWHLGGGRDVTDAPKFAAYGYDLGLGTYESPEPAAALGLKTTPWETKREPQQVERHDRTHWMVDETLKFVREHPDKPCFVNLWLDDVHTPYRPVEGQDDRPLPEKYREVLTETDRQIGRLMDALPANTLIILCGDNGPEPTLDHTRTNGLRGMKWSLYEGGIRTPLIIRWPGTVPAGAVNETTVFSSVDFLPTLCSLLWLRPPDADLDGECMSPAWEGKTMLRGKPLFWEYGRKPGEAGKVKGGFPYPKEPGSKSPNVAVSDGRWKLLINADGTQSELYDIHKDPAETTNLAETEIVTAQLLKKAALAWRKALP
- the metK gene encoding methionine adenosyltransferase, with protein sequence MSRSYIFSSESVGEGHPDKVCDTISDAILDACLAIDPKSRVACETFAKSNVVVVGGEITIPKLQNKKLGTTKPIDEVINVGKVIRDAVRGIGYVNDDDVFHADKLFINNYLTIQSPDIAQGVDAAEAEGKKTAEQGAGDQGIMFGFACDDTPELMPAPIMYAHRLGRELTRIRKAGKLAKWLRPDAKSQVSVEYVDGKPTRIVNVVISTQHAADVSHAEIEKFCIEQVIKKVLPKEMLTKDTEYLINPTGKFVVGGPQGDSGLTGRKIIVDSYGGMGRHGGGAFSGKDPSKVDRSAAYMGRWVAKNVVASGLATRCEVQFAYAIGHPEPVSVHIDTFGTGTISDDKILAAVLKVFSFKPADIVKQLNLLRPIYSKSTNYGHFGKIDDADLTWEQTNKADALKKAAK